From a region of the Impatiens glandulifera chromosome 4, dImpGla2.1, whole genome shotgun sequence genome:
- the LOC124937092 gene encoding non-specific lipid-transfer protein 1-like → MGSSSGIVCLIVMCMVVSAPHAQAAVTCSSVAISLTPCLDYVQNGGTIPTLCCTGVRSLYRNADTTAKRQTVCNCLKGFAGSTSYPLAAGIPGKCGASIPYKIAPSTDCNKVT, encoded by the exons ATGGGTAGCTCTTCAGGAATTGTTTGTCTGATTGTGATGTGCATGGTAGTGAGTGCACCTCATGCACAAGCAGCCGTAACATGCAGTAGCGTGGCAATATCCTTAACTCCCTGCCTTGATTATGTACAAAATGGTGGGACAATCCCAACTCTTTGCTGCACCGGAGTTAGATCCCTATATAGAAACGCCGACACTACCGCCAAACGCCAGACAGTTTGCAATTGTCTTAAAGGATTCGCCGGCTCCACCTCGTACCCATTGGCTGCAGGAATCCCTGGCAAATGCGGCGCTTCTATTCCATACAAGATCGCCCCTTCCACAGACTGCAACAA GGTCACTTAA